A single window of Periophthalmus magnuspinnatus isolate fPerMag1 chromosome 22, fPerMag1.2.pri, whole genome shotgun sequence DNA harbors:
- the si:ch211-266g18.10 gene encoding trichohyalin isoform X5 produces MVEGARAAASTANGSNGASRSPARGTAPGAAPTLRSRAIGLLQTLCLSVELVVALAALLSWITVGVVMFDFVEYKTVPDIQQIVSDPVQAVNDAVDEVTSLFNKFQECAPDLSDPMAAATYAAEEVAHAKDGFVQYFSDEEGIFYLSYVDPVVIGRRAFHTADEFMSEVGGSVQETLCAVVDYIVDTVLDIHKGKVDISYLDPVVIGRGAFTATNDFMSDITGNIQGALCSIVDSLLDVTKGTTDISFMDPVVIGRSVFSVTNDSVAGVVGYIQDKLCFVIDCILDVTKGSTDMSFIDPVVIGRNAFTVTNEFVSGITTYIQGVLCSLLDIILDTVGGVMEAVGFSPLSVLKTTTDVTKEQMSTLSDYISTTFMGEQGILSEVSVEPMKAVEEAVLEASETKDAFVAYMSSMFVGEQVEEKKEDVPSGEKDRPADIMDEPLEKQEKITIEEDKEEDEEEEEITTKEEEEEAQEEEEEEEEEEEEEITTKEEEEEEEEEEEEEEITTKEEEEEEEEEEITTKEEVEEEEEEEEEEKEEEIITKEEEEEEEEEEITAKEEQEEEEEETTIEEVEEEEEEITTKDDEEEELEEKITSEEEEEKEIEPAITPEDLEEEEAVVKADIVETSSVEEEDEEEEAEAASVEEEEEEEEEEEEEEEKEEAAPEEEEEEKEEPEAVKVDIVELSLVEEEEEEEEEEEEAMKVETAEPPAAEEEEEEEEEQGAEEEQVTVTVDKVEPLPAEEEEEEEEAEKADTEKPLSVEKEEEGEEEEEEGEPSRAEKEEEDEEAVKVDTVKPSPAEEEEEEKGEEEAVKIEAVELPSAEEEEEEEPSGEPAVEHVSAVKPLNISDQVKEEEEEAAPVLVAVEQEDFSDTVDDHDENNNNSEKLKTEPGRKRRLHILSHRRRRDARKEKPVEGKPGKDEEVSKDQPESKKSLLKKKKASEKKKEAKAKETISLKLEKDKKPYKMKLAKKEKEHLKETPPTPEEPKEEPLKETKVKEEEKPPKEKQVKEDKRPFRKIIDIRSLLKQKEQPKEEKEKKKPSKIKEVEIHKEEKPDKKEPAETKMVKKAVTEEEEKELPKEPEQQKEKILVKEPSKDKRERKMDLKEDKLVSKVKKEKADEKEDKVPKDKTKETKEPKRLPKEDKKKERVKEPQKDKKQLKERKDKVESLIKEKEKKPTEKEPKEVTKSKDPKQEKKEPKESPKEFKNITAPTADVVEKAPEVKEEESLKVAKMEMRKPKETKEAKEPPKVVKKLPKDVKEPPKKETKTTKLSKKKAEKEHDKLPKTKEPSVDEKKKEKKESKEPPKVKELDKKPPKEEIHPPTKEMKKPKEKKEKDIKVSKEEKPKEKESKEPPKVKELDKKPPKEEIHPPTKEMKKPKEKKEKDIKVSKEEKPKEKESKEPPKVKELDKKPPKVEIHPSTKEMKKPKEKKEEDIKVSKDEKPKEKEFKKPPKVKELDKKPPKEEIHPSTKEMKKPKEKKEKDIKVSKEEKPKEKESKEPPKVKELDKKPPKEEIHPPTKEMKKPKEKKEKDIKVSKEEKPKQKESKEPPKVKELDKKPPKVEIHPSTKEMKKPKEKKEEDIKVSKDEKPKEKEFKKPPKVKELDKKPPKEEIHPPTKEMKKSKEKKEKDFKVSKDEKPKAKPKKEPTMETIEETKAPKEKKETKEPRKPKREVTEELPKDIKLVKKDRDEKIKAKEEAPKAVSKEPKEKKQEKEKQEKEKTKVKEPSKVEKEEVPRPKEKGLHRHKKMDEEKPKEKKVEDHPKVQKEQPLKNVTEETKKPQEKKVLLKEKTLKKERKETKEPAKKPKREVKEELPKDIKLVKKEPEEKIKAKEEAPKAVSKEPKEKKHEKEKPKEKKKVEEPSKAEKEEVLKPKEKKALHRHKKIFEEKLKPEKKQLLKNVTEETKKPKEKKLLIKEEKLEMKKSTEEKVTKEEPSKDVKEPKKPKEKKESQIEAEKPLKVVKAEPSKDVKEEAKKPKEKKEVKVSEDKKDKEPSKDKKDETKKPKEKKKVEEPSKDEKKPGKEEKEKKPKDDKEVKKVSKDLKEPKRPKDVDIPKDKKVEKKEPTKEKKEDKKHKEKKVPKEPSKEEKKKVKDITLPKDELKEKVVKKQPREKREKEPTKDKKVIPTEIKEVPKEKKEKKEVKIIPPVEEKEKKAPKEKVKEPKEDKLPKEKKVLSPKEQKEVKKPTKERVKKEDKEPTKDVPRHRMIRRMKIVKKEVASVVKKEHLNVTKTEVKAPKDKVKAVPVKPEPVSKKAKPVPVVKETEAPAKNVSLAKEKVKMQPMKKVLVRPKEKIRLVPRQKEAEIKPVPIREEVEALKEKERAPVKKEKLLEKKKSKEEKEEKPLKDKAEPKAPKEEPKAPAVESITVDEELPYFQCFFVDEDEAQFPFYSFSPLVF; encoded by the exons GAATCTTCTATCTGAGTTACGTGGACCCTGTGGTGATTGGACGAAGAGCGTTCCACACTGCAGATGAGTTCATGAGTGAGGTGGGGGGCTCTGTCCAGGAGACGCTGTGTGCGGTGGTGGACTACATAGTGGACACAGTACTGGACATACACAAAG GAAAAGTGGACATAAGTTATTTAGATCCGGTGGTGATAGGCCGAGGAGCCTTCACTGCGACTAATGACTTCATGTCTGATATCACGGGCAAcatccagggggcgctctgttcCATCGTAGACTCCCTTCTGGATGTGACCAAAG GAACAACGGACATTAGCTTTATGGACCCTGTAGTGATTGGGCGGAGTGTGTTCAGTGTTACCAATGACAGTGTGGCTGGAGTGGTGGGCTACATTCAAGATAAGCTATGTTTCGTAATAGACTGCATTCTGGACGTCACTAAAG GAAGCACTGACATGAGCTTTATAGATCCTGTGGTCATTGGAAGAAATGCCTTCACAGTCACCAATGAGTTTGTGAGTGGAATCACAACATACATCCAGGGTGTGCTCTGTTCTCTTCTGGATATTATTCTGGACACTGTTGGAG GTGTGATGGAAGCTGTGGGATTCAGTCCTTTGTCAGTTCTAAAGACAACAACAGACGTCACCAAAGAACAAATGAGCACGCTCAGCGACTACATCTCCACAACCTTCATGGGTGAACAAG GGATCCTGTCTGAGGTCTCTGTGGAGCCCATGAAGGCGGTTGAAGAGGCTGTGTTGGAAGCTTCTGAAACCAAAGACGCTTTTGTGGCTTATATGTCCAGCATGTTTGTTGGCGAGCAAG TGGAGGAAAAGAAGGAAGACGTTCCCTCTGGTGAGAAGGACCGGCCAGCAGACATTATGGACGAGCCTCTAGAAAAGCAGGAAAAAATAACCATTGAAGAAGAtaaggaggaagatgaggaggaagaggaaataaCTAccaaagaagaggaggaggaggcgcaggaggaggaggaggaggaggaggaagaagaagaagaggaaattACCAccaaagaagaggaggaggaggaggaagaggaggaagaagaagaggaaattACCaccaaagaagaggaagaggaggaagaagaagaggaaattACCACCaaagaagaggtggaggaggaggaagaggaggaggaggaggagaaggaggaggaaataATCaccaaagaggaggaggaggaggaggaggaagaggaaataaCAGCGaaagaagagcaggaggaggaagaggaggaaacaactattgaagaagtggaggaggaagaagaagaaataactACCAAagatgatgaggaggaagagttgGAGGAGAAAATAACatctgaagaggaggaggagaaggaaatTGAACCTGCCATCACTCCTGAAGActtggaggaggaagaggctgTTGTGAAAGCTGATATAGTAGAAACATCATCtgtggaggaagaggatgaagaggaggaagccgAGGCTGcatctgtggaggaggaggaagaggaggaggaagaggaggaggaagaggaggagaaagaggaggctgcacctgaggaggaagaggaggagaaggaggaaccAGAGGCAGTAAAGGTTGACATTGTTGAACTGTCActagtggaggaggaggaggaggaggaggaggaagaagaggaggccaTGAAGGTTGAAACTGCAGAGCCACCAGCtgccgaggaggaggaggaagaggaggaagaacagggcgctgaagaggagcaggtgacAGTGACCGTTGACAAAGTGGAACCATTACctgctgaggaggaggaagaagaggaggaggctgagAAAGCTGACACAGAGAAGCCTTTATCTGttgaaaaagaggaagagggtgaggaagaggaggaggaaggggaacCATCACgtgcagagaaggaggaggaagatgaagaggCAGTTAAGGTTGACACTGTGAAGCCATCacctgcagaggaggaggaagaggagaagggtgAAGAAGAGGCAGTAAAGATCGAGGCTGTGGAACTACCCTCtgctgaggaggaagaggaggaggaaccaTCTGGTGAACCTGCAGTGGAACATGTATCAGCTGTGAAGCCATTGAACATCAGTGACcaggtgaaagaggaggaggaagaggcagcTCCAGTCCTGGTAGCTGTAGAGCAGGAGGACTTCTCAGACACTGTGGACGACCAcgatgaaaacaacaacaacagcgagAAGCttaagactgaaccagggaggaagaggaggctgcACATCCTCTCCCACAGGCGAAGAAGAGACGCTCGCAAGGAGAAACCTGTGGAGGGGAAACCTGGCAAGG ATGAAGAGGTTTCCAAAGACCAACCCGAATCTAAAAAATCGTTGCTGAAAAAGAAGAAAGCCTctgaaaagaagaaagaagctAAGGCAAAGGAGACCATATCCCTTAAATTAGAAAAAGATAAGAAACCATACAAAATGAAACTAGCCAAAAAGGAGAAGGAACATCTGAAGGAGACTCCCCCAACTCCTGAGGAACCCAAAGAAGAACCTCTTAAGGAAACCAAAGTCAAAGAGGAGGAAAAACcgccaaaagaaaaacaagtaaagGAGGACAAGAGGCCTTTTAGAAAAATCATAGATATAAGGAGTCTTTTGAAACAGAAGGAACAAcccaaagaggagaaagagaaaaagaagccTTCTAAAATAAAGGAGGTCGAAATTCATAAAGAAGAGAAGCCAGACAAGAAGGAACCAGCTGAAACAAAAATGGTTAAGAAAGCTGtcacagaagaggaggaaaaggagctTCCAAAAGAGCCTGAACAACAAAAAGAGAAAATCCTGGTAAAGGAACCCTCAAAAGacaaaagggagagaaaaatgGATCTAAAAGAAGACAAATTAGTTAGcaaagtgaaaaaagaaaaggctGATGAGAAAGAAGACAAAGTTCCTAAAGATAAGaccaaagaaacaaaagaacccAAGAGACTTCCAAAAGAggacaagaaaaaagaaagggtAAAGGAACCTCAAAAAGATAAGAAACAACTCAAAGAAAGGAAAGACAAAGTAGAGTCTCTCATCaaagaaaaggagaagaaaCCCACTGAAAAAGAACCAAAAGAGGTTACGAAATCCAAAGATCCTAAACAAGAGAAAAAGGAACCAAAGGAAAGTCCCaaagagtttaaaaatataaccGCTCCTACAGCAGATGTGGTGGAGAAAGCACCAGAAGTGAAGGAGGAAGAATCTCTCAAAGTGGCAAAGATGGAAATGAGGAAACCTAAAGAGACGAAAGAAGCAAAGGAGCCTCCTAAGGTTGTCAAGAAGCTTCCCAAAGATGTAAAAGAACCTCctaaaaaggaaacaaagacCACCAAACTCTCCAAAAAGAAGGCTGAGAAGGAACATGACAAGCTTCCTAAGACAAAGGAGCCATCGGTGgatgagaagaagaaagagaagaaagaatcCAAGGAGCCTCCAAAGGTAAAAGAACTTGACAAGAAGCCTCCTAAAGAAGAAATACATCCTCCCACAAAAGAGATGAAGAAacccaaagaaaagaaagagaaggatatCAAAGTATCCAAAGAAGAAAAACCAAAGGAGAAAGAATCCAAGGAGCCTCCAAAGGTAAAAGAACTTGACAAAAAGCCTCCTAAAGAAGAAATACATCCTCCCACAAAAGAGATGAAGAAacccaaagaaaagaaagagaaggatatCAAAGTATCCAAAGAAGAAAAACCAAAGGAGAAAGAATCCAAGGAGCCTCCAAAGGTAAAAGAACTTGACAAAAAGCCTCCTAAAGTAGAAATACATCCTTCCACAAAAGAGATGAAGAAacccaaagaaaagaaagaggaggatatCAAAGTATCCAAAGATGAAAAACCAAAGGAGAAAGAATTCAAGAAGCCTCCAAAGGTAAAAGAACTTGACAAGAAGCCTCCTAAAGAAGAAATACATCCTTCCACAAAAGAGATGAAGAAacccaaagaaaagaaagagaaggatatCAAAGTATCCAAAGAAGAAAAACCAAAGGAGAAAGAATCCAAGGAGCCTCCAAAGGTAAAAGAACTTGACAAAAAGCCTCCTAAAGAAGAAATACATCCTCCCACAAAAGAGATGAAGAAacccaaagaaaagaaagagaaggatatCAAAGTATCCAAAGAAGAAAAACCAAAGCAGAAAGAATCCAAGGAGCCTCCAAAGGTAAAAGAACTTGACAAAAAGCCTCCTAAAGTAGAAATACATCCTTCCACAAAAGAGATGAAGAAacccaaagaaaagaaagaggaggatatCAAAGTATCCAAAGATGAAAAACCAAAGGAGAAAGAATTCAAGAAGCCTCCAAAGGTAAAAGAACTTGACAAAAAGCCTCCTAAAGAAGAAATACATCCTCCCACAAAAGAGATGAAGAAatccaaagaaaagaaagagaaggatttCAAAGTATCCAAAGATGAAAAACCAAAGGCGAAGCCTAAAAAAGAACCCACAATGGAGACTATTGAAGAAACAAAGGCTccaaaagagaagaaagaaaccAAGGAACCAAGGAAACCCAAGAGAGAGGTGACGGAGGAACTTCCCAAAGACATCAAACTGGTCAAGAAGGACCGTGATGAAAAGATCAAAGCAAAGGAAGAGGCTCCTAAAGCTGTCTCCAAAGAacccaaagaaaagaaacaggaaaaggagaaacaggagaaggagaagacaaAAGTTAAGGAACCTTCTAAAGTTGAGAAAGAAGAAGTTCCAAGACCCAAAGAAAAGGGACTTCACAGACATAAGAAGATGGATGAGGAGAAACCCAAAGAGAAAAAAGTTGAGGATCATCCCAAAGTTCAAAAGGAACAACCTCTTAAAAATGTTACAGAGGAAACAAAGAAACCTCAAGAAAAGAAAGTCCTTCTAAAAGAAAAGACACtgaaaaaggagaggaaagaaaccAAGGAACCTGCAAAGAAACCCAAGAGAGAGGTTAAGGAAGAACTTCCCAAAGACATCAAACTAGTCAAGAAGGAGCCTGAAGAAAAGATCAAAGCAAAGGAAGAGGCTCCTAAAGCTGTCTCCAAAGAacccaaagaaaagaaacatgaaaaggAGAAACCCAAGGAGAAGAAAAAAGTTGAGGAACCCTCTAAAGCTGAGAAAGAAGAAGTTCTGAAACCCAAAGAAAAGAAGGCACTTCACAGACATAAAAAGATATTTGAGGAGAAACTCAAACCTGAAAAGAAACAACTTCTTAAAAATGTCACTGAGGAAACAAAGAAACCTAAAGAAAAGAAACTCCTTATAAAAGAGGAGAAATTGGAAATGAAGAAATCCACAGAGGAAAAAGTAACCAAGGAAGAGCCTTCAAAAGATGTTAAAGAACCCAAGAAACCCAAGGAGAAGAAAGAATCTCAAATAGAAGCTGAAAAACCTCTTAAAGTTGTAAAAGCAGAACCTTCTAAAGATGTCAAAGAAGAAGCCAAGAAACCCAAAGAAAAGAAGGAGGTGAAAGTTTCTGAAGACAAGAAAGACAAGGAACCTTCCAAAGATAAAAAAGACGAAACAAAGAaacccaaagaaaagaaaaaggttGAAGAACCTTCAAAAGATGAAAAGAAACCTggcaaagaagagaaagaaaagaaaccaAAAGATGACAAAGAAGTAAAGAAAGTTTCAAAAGatttaaaagaaccaaaacgTCCAAAAGATGTAGATATTCCCAAAGACAAAAAGGTGGAAAAAAAGGAACCCACTAAAGAAAAGAAGGAGGACAAGaaacacaaagagaaaaaagttCCCAAAGAACCTTctaaagaggagaagaaaaaagtCAAGGACATTACACTTCCCAAAGATGAACTGAAGGAGAAAGTGGTGAAGAAACAACcaagagaaaagagggaaaagGAACCAACCAAAGACAAAAAGGTAATCCCAACAGAAATAAAAGAGGTgcccaaagaaaagaaagagaaaaaagaagtaAAGATCATCCCACCTGtagaagaaaaagagaagaaggctcccaaagaaaaagtaaaagaaccAAAAGAAGACAAACTACCTAAAGAAAAGAAAGTTCTATCTCCCAAAGAACAGAAAGAGGTGAAGAAACCTACCAAAGAAAGGGTGAAGAAAGAAGACAAGGAGCCGACTAAAG ATGTTCCTCGACACAGGATGATTCGTAGGATGAAGATAGTCAAGAAGGAGGTTGCATCCGTTGTGAAGAAGGAACATCTTAATGTTACAAAAACAG agGTCAAAGCTCCCAAagacaaagtaaaagcagtCCCTGTGAAGCCtg AACCTGTTTCCAAAAAGGCCAAGCCAGTCCCAGTAGTTAAAG AAACTGAAGCTCCTGCCAAAAATGTGTCTCttgcaaaagaaaaagttaAGATGCAGCCCATGAAGAAAG TGTTGGTGAGACCAAAAGAGAAAATCAGACTTGTACCCAGACAAAAAG aaGCTGAAATCAAACCTGTGCCCATCAGAGAAG AAGTGGAGGCTCttaaagagaaggaaagagcccCAGTAAAGAAAG AAAAACTACTAGAGAAAAAGAAGTCCAAGGAAGAGAAAG AAGAAAAGCCTCTGAAAGACAAAGCAGAGCCAAAAGCTCCTAAAGAAGAACCCAAAG CTCCAGCTGTAGAGAGCATCACAGTAGACG AAGAGCTGCCCTACTTCCAGTGCTTCTTTGTGGACGAGGACGAGGCCCAGTTCCCGTTCTACTCCTTCTCCCCACTGGTGTTCTGA